The following DNA comes from Oceanococcus atlanticus.
ATGAATGATGCGCTGTTCGCCATGGCCACATGGCTGGATGCCGTTGAAGCCGACACTGGCGATGCTGCACTGGCCAACAAGATCATCAGCAACAAGCCCGCCTCACTTGAGGATCAGTGCGAGCTGATCCCAGGCCAGATGTGCCCCGAAGAAGCCATGATGGTGTTCGGCACGCCACGCACGGTGGCCGGGGATGACATCTATGGTGATCAAGTCCAGTGCCAGTTGCGCCCGTTCAGCCGCGAGGACGACTATGGCTTCGCCAACGACGGTCTGCCGGCACCCTTTGCTGACTGGACTGAAGCGCAATGGTTGCAGCTGGAAAGCGCGTTCGACGTCAACGGCACGCCAATGGTGTGCGACTGGTCAAAACGCCCCTTGCAGTGGCAGCCCACGATCACCTGGCTGCGCTATCAGGACGAACTGGGCGACATGATCACCGGTGGCCAGCAGATGAGCCCCGCCGATTACCCGACCGGCTGGGCCAGCGCCGCCTTCCGCAAGGTCTGGGAACCGGGCTGGCAGGCCGACCCGACACGCTGAATCCGGGGCGCCGCTCCGGACCTTTGGCGGCATAAAAAAACGCCACCGTGAAGGTGGCGTTTTTGTGCGCTCGGACAAGCCCGCGAACTAGTTGATCGACGTGCGCGGCACCGGCTGCTGATCAATCGGCGGAGCGAACTTGGTCAGTTCGATGCCGTCCACTGCAGCCTTGTACTCATCGATGGTCGGCGTACGACCAAGAATCGTCGACAGCACCACCACCGGCGTTGAGGCCAGCAGGGATTCGCCCTTCTTGTCGTCACTGTCTTCAACAACACGGCCCTGGAACAGACGCGTCGAGGTGGCCATGACGGTGTCGCCTTTCTCGGCCTTTTCCTGGTTACCCATGCACAGGTTACAACCCGGCCGCTCCAGGTACATCATGTTCTCGTAGGAGACGCGCGCTGCGTTCTTCGGTGCGTTGTCGTCAAACTCGAAACCGGAATGCTTCTGCAACACGTCCCAGTCACCTTCGGCCTTGAGTTCATCGATGATGTTGTAGGTCGGCGGCGCCACCACCAGCGGTGCCTTAAAGGCGATCTGCGGGGTCTGCTTCTCCAGGTTGCGGAACATCTGGGCAATCACCTTGAGATCGCCCTTGTGCACCATGCACGAACCAACGAAACCCAGATCAACCTTCTTCTCACCCTTGTAGTACGACACCGGACGGATGGTGTCATGGGTGTAGCGACGCGAGACATCGGCGTTGTTGACGTCCGGGTCAGCGATCATCGGCTCGGTGATCTGATCCAGGTCCACCACGAACTCGGCAAAGTACTTGGCGTTGTCATCCGGCTTGAGCGCCGGGTTTTCACCGGAGCGGATTTCCGCGATGCGCTTGTCGGCCATCTCGATCAGCCCGTGCAGGGTCTTAGCCGGGTTTTCCATGCCCTTGTCGATCATGATCTGGATGCGGCTCTTGGCCAGTTCCAGCGATTCGATCAGGGTGTCGTCATTGGAGATGCACACCGCCGCCTTGGCTTTCATCTCGGCGGTCCAGTCGGTGAACGTGAACGCCTGATCGGCCAGCAAGGTGCCGATATGCACTTCCACCACGCGGCCCTGGAACACGTTGTCGCCGAACTGCTTGAGCATCTGTGCCTGGGTTGCATGGACCACATCACGGAAGTCCATGTGATCTTGCAGACTGCCCTTGAAGGTGACCTTGACCGACTCGGGGATCGGCATGGTGGCCTCACCGGTGGCCAGCGCCAGCGCTACGGTGCCGGAGTCGGCGCCGAATGCCACGCCTTTGGACATGCGGGTGTGCGAGTCGCCGCCGATGATCACGGCGCGGTCATCCACGGTGATGTCATTGAGGACCTTGTGAATCACGTCGGTCATCGAATGGTAGACACCCTTGGGGTCGCGTGCGGTGATCAGGCCAAACTTGTTCATGAAGCCCATCAGCTTCGGAATGTTGGTCTGCGCCTTGCTGTCCCACACCGACGCAGTGTGGCAACCCGACTGGTAGGCACCGTCGACCTTGGGCGAAATCACCGTGGCGGCCATGGCTTCGAGTTCCTGCACCGTCATCAGACCGGTGGTGTCCTGCGAACCCACGATATTGACGGTGACACGAACATCGGAGCCGGCATGCAACAGCTTGCCTTCGGCCACGCCAACGGCGTTGCGGTTGAAGATCTTCTCCACCGCAGTCAGGCCCTGACCTTCGTACGAAATTTCCTTGGACGCTGCAAACACAGCCGGCGCTTCAATGCCCAGCGTTGCCGCAGCAAAACTCTGCAGTTTCTTGCCAAAGACCACAGCGTAGGAGCCGCCGGCCTTGATGAATTCAAGTTTCTGCGGGGTGAACGACGAGGAAATGTCAGCCAGTTCCTTGGTGCCGCTTTCGTCGTACAGTTTCTTGGTCTTGGAATTGATCGTCAGCACTGTGCCGTTGGCAACCGAGTAACGCTCTTCCAGCACCGGGTCACCATTGGCATCGAGCACCGGTTGACCATTGTCGTCGAGTTTCTTGACCCAGTTCTTCAGATCAAGACCGATACCGCCGGTCACACCCACGGTGGTCAGGAAGATCGGTGAAATACCATTGGTGCCCGCCACCACTGGTGCAATATTGACGAAGGGTACGTAGGGACTGCCCGGCTTACCCATCCACAGAGCCACGTTGTTGACCCCGGACATACGTGAGGAACCCACGCCCATGGTGCCTTTTTCAGCCACCAGCATGACCCGTTTGTCCGGGTGCTGGGCCTTGAGCTGCTCGATCTCGGCCTGAGCCTGCGGCGAAATCATGCATTTGCCGTGCAGTTCACGGTCGGAGCGCGAATGCGCCTGGTTGCCGGGTGACAGCAAGTCGGTCGAGACATCACCTTCTGCGGCGATGTAGGTCACCACTTTGACCTCTTCGTCCGGCTCAGGAAGCTTGGTGAAGAATTCAGCCTGGGCATAGCTTTCAAGCACGTCCTTGGCAATTGCATTGCCCGCGGCATAGGCCTCTGCCAGACGGTCGGTGTCGGCTTCGTACAGGAACACCTGCGTCTTGAGCACCTCAGCCGCCTGCGCGGCGATCTGGGCATCGTCACCCAGTGCCAGATCCAGCAGTACGCCAATCGACGGACCGCCTTTCATGTGCGACAGCAGTTCGAAAGCAAAAGCCGGGGTGATTTCAGGCACTTCAGCCTGACCCAGAATGATCTCCTTGAGGAAGGCCGCCTTGACGCCCGCCGCGCTGGTGGTGCCCGGCAGCGTGTTGTAGATGAAGAACTTGAGCGAATCTTCGCGATGCTCGTGGGCCTGATCCTTGATCTGCGCGATGATCTCGCTCAGCAGTGCGCTATCTTCGATAGGTTTGGGGCTCAATCCATGCTCTTTGCGAGCATCGATGTCTTTGAGATAGTCCTGGTACAGGCTCATATATCTGGTTCTCGATGAGTAGTTGGAGATCGAACGACAGGCAACCGTCAGACCCAAGCATCGCGACGAACGGGCCAACAACGTTTTCGCAAAAACGTGTAGGCTCAGTCTTGCTGATGGCTGATCCGGAGAAGTCAGCGCTAGGCGAATTCTCCTGATGCTGAGGCACGCCGAACGGGCGATTTATCCGGACAATTTTAGCAATTCCGGCTGATAACAGGAAATGCGCCGCAGGCGTAAGCATGCGCCCGACAAGGCGTCGCCGCGCCGATCTGATTCAGGATGCTGTTTCGCGATTCACATCAGCGCTGAAATCTGCGCCCTGGATGGCATCAAACACCCCGGGATACTCGCGCTCGAAAGTCGTCTGCATCTCGCGCAGGGGCACGTCGGCATAGGCGCCGCGAAAGTTGAGGTATTCCATATGCCGCTCGCCGGCCTTGTCGAACGGGTGATAGATCGAATCACTACGCCCGTCGAACTCCAGCGGGTGCAAGCCGAACTTATCGCACAGCTCGATGTTGAAGGCCGGCGTGGCCTTGCGCCACTCACCGTCCAGCCAGATGTCGGTGTAACCGTGAAAAAAGAACACGTCGGTTTTCAGCGTCTGGCGCAAACGTTCTGTGGACAGATGATTGCGCACATCGGCATAGCCCAACCGCGCCGGGATGCCCTGCGCACGACACACCGCCGCCAGCAACACAGCCTTGCTGACGCACCAGCCATATCCCTGTTCCAGCACGCGGCTGGCACACAGGCCCGCCACACTCAGATCGATGCGATAGGGGTCGTAGCGAAAGCCATCACGCACCGCGTAGTACAACGCCACAGCGCGCGCCGTATCGCTTCCCGCTGCGGCGTGAGTGGCGGCAAAGCGCTGCACCTGCGGATGGTCGCTGTCGATGAATGCGGTCGCACGCAGATACTCGGCATGCGGGGCCTGATGGGTTGACGTCATGGGCTCTCCTTGGCCGGGCATGGTACAAATTTCAGACACAAAAAAAGAGGGCGATGATGTCATCGCCCTCTTCGGAGGTACTGCTGAATCGGTTTTTTAGAACTGATTCATGGTGTTGTCTTTACCAGCAGCCTTCAGCGCGGCTTCACCAGCAAAGTATTCCTTGTGGTCATCGCCCATGTCCGAACCGGCCATGTTCTGATGCTTCACGCAAGCGATACCCTGACGGATTTCCTTACGCTGCACGTTGGCCACATAACCCAGCATGGCTTCCTTACCGAAGTATTCCTTGGCCAGGTTGTCGGTCGACAGCGCGGCGGTGTGGTAGGTCGGCAGGGTGATCAGGTGATGGAAGATGCCAGCTTCGCGGGCACCATCAGCCTGGAAGCTGCGGATCTTGTCATCAGCGGCAGCAGCCAGCTCGGAATCGTCGTAGGACACGTTCATCAGGTCGCCGCGATCGTAAGCCGACACGTCCTTGCCTTCAGCAGCCCAGGCATCGAACACCTGCTGGCGGAAGTTCAGGGTCCAGTTGAACGACGGGCTGTTGTTGTAAACCAGCTTGGCGTTCGGGATCACTTCACGCACGCGGTTCACCATGCCACCGATCTGGCCAACGTGGGGCTTCTCGGTTTCGATCCAGATCATGTCAGCGCCGTTCTGCAGCGAGGTGATGCAGTCCAGCACGCAACGATCTTCACCCGTGCCAGCGCGGAACTGGAACAGGTTGGACGGCAGGCGCTTCGGACGCACCAGCTTGCCACCCTGGTTGATCAGGACGTCACCATTTTTCATGGTTTCCGGGGTCACTTCTTCCACGTCGAGGAAGCTGTTGTACTGGTCGCCCAGATCACCCGGCTCGCGGGTCACAGCAATCTGCTTGGTCAGGCCAGCACCCAGGGAGTCGGTACGAGCAACGATCACACCGTCGTCCACGCCCAGCTCAAGGAAGGCGTAGCGCACAGCGCGGATCTTGGCCAGGAAGTCTTCGTGCGGCACGGTGACCTTGCCGTCCTGGTGACCACACTGCTTCTCGTCGGACACCTGATTTTCGATCTGGATGCAGCAAGCACCCGCTTCGATCATCTGCTTGGCCATCAGGTAGGTCGCTTCAGCGTTACCGAAACCAGCATCGATGTCGGCAATGATCGGCACCACGTGGGTTTCGTAGTTGTCGATCTGGGCCTGGATGGCCGGCTTGTCGGCGTCGGAAGCGGCGTCGAGCTGACGGAACAGGCCGCCAAGTTCACGCGCATCAGCCTGGCGCAGGAAGGTGTACAGCTCTTTGATCAGGCCAGCAACCGAGGTCTTCTCGTGCATGGACTGGTCAGGCAGCGGACCGAACTCGGAACGCAGGGCCGCAACCATCCAGCCGGACAGGTACAGGTATTTCTTGTCGGTGGAACCGAAGTGCTTCTTGATCGAGATCAGCTTCTGCTGACCGATGAAGCCGTGCCAGCAACCCAGCGACTGGGTGTACTTGGAGCTGTCACGATCGTACTCCTCCATGTCTTTGCGCATGATTGCTGCGGTGTAACGCGCAATGTCCAGACCGGTTTGAAAACGGTTCTGCGCCTTCATGCGAGCGGCGTATTCCGGGTTGATTGCATCCCAGCTGCTGCCGGCTGCATTGCGCACGCTGGTCAGCGCGTCGATGTCGTCTTGATACTGAGACATGATGGAAGGACTCCAATAACGGGTAGTAAACGAGACTTCGCAAAACACCCGGAGGTGCTGTGCGGATCGCGATGTTACCGATACTTGCGGAATAAATATAATAAATGAGAGCAATACACATGATTCACCCCGCAAATAATCCAAGCAAAGCGCCGCGCCAGCGGGGCTGACAACACCGGCTGACCCGCTATGGCGAACCCGCGATTCGATCTCAATTTACTCCGCAACCTCGACATGCTGCTGCGCGAGCGCAGTGTGACCGGCGCCGCACAGCAACTGGAGCTGAGCCAGCCGGCCATGAGCAACAGCCTGCGGCGTCTGCGCCAGCTGTTTGGCGACCCACTGCTGGTGCGCACCAGCGAAGGCATGGTGCCGACCGAGCGCGCACTGGCCTTGCAACCGGTTATCCGCGAAGTGCTGGCCACGGTGGAACGTGCCGTTCAGCCACAGACCGAGTTCGACCCCGCCCGCTCAGACCGCGTGTTTAGGATCATGGCCAGCGATTACGCCGAATCCTCGTTGCTGCCGCATGTGTTGCGTCGGCTGCGCGTCGAAGGGCCGCAGGTTACGCTGGACATCATGACGCCCAGTGACGTGAGCTTTCCGGATGTCGAGCAAGGCAAGGTCGACATGGTGATCAACCGCTTCGATTCGCTGCCCCAGTCGCTGCATCAGAAGGTGCTCTGGAGTGACCGCTTTGCCTGTTTGTGCAGTCGCGACAACCCCATCAATGCCGCCTTCAATCTGGACAACTATCTCGCCGCCAAACATGTCTGGGTAAGCAAGACCGGCATGGGCATCGGGGTCGGCATGAATCCAGCCAATGTGCAGCGCTTGGGCTGGGTCGACGAAGCGTTGACGCGGATTAACAAGAAACGCCAGATCAGCGTGTTCACCCGACACTATCAGGCCGCCATGTTGCTGGCCCAACAAAGCGACCTGATTGCCACCCTGCCCACACGTGCGGCCAGCCTGGAAGCGCACAATCCTTTGATCGCTGTCCATGCCCCACCATTCGACATACCGCTGATCGAGTTGACCATGGCGTGGAGCCCACTGTTGCAGCACAATCCAGCACATCAGTGGATGCGCCGGCTGATCATCGATGTTGCCGATCGCAGCTCCAGCGCGTTTGAGGTATAGGTTTCGAACATGACAAAGAACGCTCATCCGAATTCATCCCACACCGACCACTACAACATCAAAACCGTCCTGGGCGACGTCCACGTCCAAGCATGTGGCCAAGGTCCGGCTATGGTTTGCTAGTCAAGCCTGCTGATGAACAGCGTGATGTGGGGCGGTCAGGTCGAGCACTTCGCCAACAGCCATCGCATGATCCTGATCGACCCGCCGGGCCACGGACGCAGTGCCGCGCTGAGTCGAAACTTCACGATGGAAGAATGCGCCCTTTGCCTGACCCAAGTGCTGGACGTCCTTGAGATCGAAGATTGCGTTTTGGTCGGCAACTCATGGGGCGGCATGATGGGCGGGGTCTTCGCAGCGCTTTACCCTCGCCGCGCCCGCGCCACAGTCCTTATGAACTGCACCGGCGCCCGCGCCGGACTCAAGCAGCGGCTTGAGTTTTTTGCCTTGTCCGCATTGCTGCGCCACTTAAATTCTGTGCCAGATCTGCTGATCAACCGCGCCGTAGCAGCTTTCGCGGGACCAACAACCGAACGCACCAAACCAGAGGTGATTGACTTCATCCGTAGCACGGTAGCAACGGTCAACTCGAAATCGGTGAGCTGGGCCATCGAAAGCGTCGTGCCCCGCCGAGCCGACCACCACCAGCTACTGGGCGCAATTGATTGCCCGACGCTGGTCATTGCAGGTCGAGAGGACCGTACCTTTCCCGTCGCCGAAACCGAAAAGATGGCTCAAGCCATCCCGGGCGCTCAGTTCAAGGTGCTAGACGCTGTTGGGCATCTGGCAGCCCTCGAAGCACCTGGGCGCATCAACCAGGAAATTGAAGCTTTCTTGAGCCGCATCTAAACAAGGCGGCGCCCTTGGCTAACCGCCACGCCATCAGCACAAACAAAAAAGCCCGCTTGCGCGGGCTTTTTCTTGTATGGCTGGGGGTGAGGGATTCGAACCCCCGCTGACGGAGTCAGAGTCCGTAGTCCTACCACTAGACGAACCCCCAGTAACTTTCAGCATGCCAGATCCATGATCTGGCCTTGCGGCCAGCGACTCCAGCAAAAACTGAAGCCGCAAACCTGACGCAAGTTTAGCGCTTGCTGTACTGCGTTGCTTTACGTGCTTTGCGCAGGCCGACTTTCTTACGCTCAACCT
Coding sequences within:
- a CDS encoding bifunctional aconitate hydratase 2/2-methylisocitrate dehydratase, yielding MSLYQDYLKDIDARKEHGLSPKPIEDSALLSEIIAQIKDQAHEHREDSLKFFIYNTLPGTTSAAGVKAAFLKEIILGQAEVPEITPAFAFELLSHMKGGPSIGVLLDLALGDDAQIAAQAAEVLKTQVFLYEADTDRLAEAYAAGNAIAKDVLESYAQAEFFTKLPEPDEEVKVVTYIAAEGDVSTDLLSPGNQAHSRSDRELHGKCMISPQAQAEIEQLKAQHPDKRVMLVAEKGTMGVGSSRMSGVNNVALWMGKPGSPYVPFVNIAPVVAGTNGISPIFLTTVGVTGGIGLDLKNWVKKLDDNGQPVLDANGDPVLEERYSVANGTVLTINSKTKKLYDESGTKELADISSSFTPQKLEFIKAGGSYAVVFGKKLQSFAAATLGIEAPAVFAASKEISYEGQGLTAVEKIFNRNAVGVAEGKLLHAGSDVRVTVNIVGSQDTTGLMTVQELEAMAATVISPKVDGAYQSGCHTASVWDSKAQTNIPKLMGFMNKFGLITARDPKGVYHSMTDVIHKVLNDITVDDRAVIIGGDSHTRMSKGVAFGADSGTVALALATGEATMPIPESVKVTFKGSLQDHMDFRDVVHATQAQMLKQFGDNVFQGRVVEVHIGTLLADQAFTFTDWTAEMKAKAAVCISNDDTLIESLELAKSRIQIMIDKGMENPAKTLHGLIEMADKRIAEIRSGENPALKPDDNAKYFAEFVVDLDQITEPMIADPDVNNADVSRRYTHDTIRPVSYYKGEKKVDLGFVGSCMVHKGDLKVIAQMFRNLEKQTPQIAFKAPLVVAPPTYNIIDELKAEGDWDVLQKHSGFEFDDNAPKNAARVSYENMMYLERPGCNLCMGNQEKAEKGDTVMATSTRLFQGRVVEDSDDKKGESLLASTPVVVLSTILGRTPTIDEYKAAVDGIELTKFAPPIDQQPVPRTSIN
- a CDS encoding transglutaminase-like domain-containing protein, with protein sequence MTSTHQAPHAEYLRATAFIDSDHPQVQRFAATHAAAGSDTARAVALYYAVRDGFRYDPYRIDLSVAGLCASRVLEQGYGWCVSKAVLLAAVCRAQGIPARLGYADVRNHLSTERLRQTLKTDVFFFHGYTDIWLDGEWRKATPAFNIELCDKFGLHPLEFDGRSDSIYHPFDKAGERHMEYLNFRGAYADVPLREMQTTFEREYPGVFDAIQGADFSADVNRETAS
- a CDS encoding isocitrate lyase; translated protein: MSQYQDDIDALTSVRNAAGSSWDAINPEYAARMKAQNRFQTGLDIARYTAAIMRKDMEEYDRDSSKYTQSLGCWHGFIGQQKLISIKKHFGSTDKKYLYLSGWMVAALRSEFGPLPDQSMHEKTSVAGLIKELYTFLRQADARELGGLFRQLDAASDADKPAIQAQIDNYETHVVPIIADIDAGFGNAEATYLMAKQMIEAGACCIQIENQVSDEKQCGHQDGKVTVPHEDFLAKIRAVRYAFLELGVDDGVIVARTDSLGAGLTKQIAVTREPGDLGDQYNSFLDVEEVTPETMKNGDVLINQGGKLVRPKRLPSNLFQFRAGTGEDRCVLDCITSLQNGADMIWIETEKPHVGQIGGMVNRVREVIPNAKLVYNNSPSFNWTLNFRQQVFDAWAAEGKDVSAYDRGDLMNVSYDDSELAAAADDKIRSFQADGAREAGIFHHLITLPTYHTAALSTDNLAKEYFGKEAMLGYVANVQRKEIRQGIACVKHQNMAGSDMGDDHKEYFAGEAALKAAGKDNTMNQF
- a CDS encoding LysR family transcriptional regulator — protein: MANPRFDLNLLRNLDMLLRERSVTGAAQQLELSQPAMSNSLRRLRQLFGDPLLVRTSEGMVPTERALALQPVIREVLATVERAVQPQTEFDPARSDRVFRIMASDYAESSLLPHVLRRLRVEGPQVTLDIMTPSDVSFPDVEQGKVDMVINRFDSLPQSLHQKVLWSDRFACLCSRDNPINAAFNLDNYLAAKHVWVSKTGMGIGVGMNPANVQRLGWVDEALTRINKKRQISVFTRHYQAAMLLAQQSDLIATLPTRAASLEAHNPLIAVHAPPFDIPLIELTMAWSPLLQHNPAHQWMRRLIIDVADRSSSAFEV
- a CDS encoding alpha/beta fold hydrolase, whose protein sequence is MNSVMWGGQVEHFANSHRMILIDPPGHGRSAALSRNFTMEECALCLTQVLDVLEIEDCVLVGNSWGGMMGGVFAALYPRRARATVLMNCTGARAGLKQRLEFFALSALLRHLNSVPDLLINRAVAAFAGPTTERTKPEVIDFIRSTVATVNSKSVSWAIESVVPRRADHHQLLGAIDCPTLVIAGREDRTFPVAETEKMAQAIPGAQFKVLDAVGHLAALEAPGRINQEIEAFLSRI